The Portunus trituberculatus isolate SZX2019 chromosome 27, ASM1759143v1, whole genome shotgun sequence DNA window GAAATTAGCCTCCGCAATTTACTTTTGGAGGTCGAGTGTGACTTGTGCTTTTCCCAAGGTTGAAAAAAGTGGCACTGATATGGTTGGATTTGAATGGATTTGAAGGTTAAATCATCTCCTACCTGTCTTTATTTACCTGTTGATTTATTCACTCAGGTATGTAATTGTTGTTGATTTTAAATACACGCTCTGTTGTCTTTACCTATTAttgcctgtgtgtttgtttacctgttgaTTCATTCTCACTGTGGTATGTAATTGTTTCTTATTTAACCATGTATTCTAAACTCTTActctttttaattgttttttttttaagagatgcttatgtatatatttttcgttttcacCTTTTTACGAATGatatatctacatttttttttgcgtttattttattttatctatttacttattttcttttcgaaGGATAACAAGCAAAATAGATTCTCAGGTCCTTTTCGGGAAGCTTAATGACACCTTTCAGCACTAATTGCTTATAAAAAGATGCAGTTAagtattcagtgtgtgtgtgtgtgtgtgtgtgtgtgtgtgtgtgtgtgtgtgtgtgtgtgtgtgtgtgtgtgtgtgtgtgtgtgtgtgtaggtaggtaagTAAGTACAAAGAAGTAAGAATTCATAAAAGTAATATACCAAGATGTAGCAATTATTTAGTTACATTATAATACACAAGATTTGAGCTACACTCGTATAATCTTGTCTCTTTATCGTGTATTTtccgacgtgtgtgtgtgtgtgtgtgtgtgtgtgtgtgtgtgtgtgaagaccaGACTCAAAAAAGACGTATGATACTCAAGGATGTTGCCCAGTAATTCTTTTGCCGCTATTAGTCATGCTCAGCAGGGAGATGACAGGGGTGGGCGAGGGGAAGGCTGAGGAACACATTGAGGGCGATGACGcagcgtgtttgtttgtttatgcatTCGTGTCGGCCAGCAGTCGTGTTCTCTCGACCTCCGTTTCAAGGGTGCcgaagtggtgttggtgttccGGGTCTACCTTCAATTGGAAAACGGTAAATTTTGGACCTCtagatttttccttttctcttttttctccactattattatgttttttttcttctcaacggaatttttatattttacttatttatttatcaggaagtgtgtgtgtgtgtgtgtgtgtgtgtgtgtgtgtgtgtgtgtgtcgttttctTTGAAAATTTCtaatcagtctttttttttgaTAAAATAAccgataaacaagaaaaaggaacattATTTTGGCTTGTATTTCTGTGCTAATGAGAATATATGTTCAGTCACAGCGATGGACCAATTAAGGAaaattgtgtgtgcgtgtgtgccttGTATAGTAACTCACTTTCAAGGTCATTcgttatcattttccttccttttccaccaccactaacataattttctcctcccttcaagCGTCATCGCCACAACTGAAGCAGCACCCGGACGTAGATGCCTCATAAAtattcttcgttcttcttttataatttatttattagtacACTCTTGTAGTACTTAatactctttcttccctttctagtTAGTGAAGTGCTAGCGACCCATTCCCCCAGCACCACAACCCCCCCCAAGGCAGACTCCCCACCTTTCTCGGCCACCACTCAAAAGGAAGGTAACTAAggtgttgttttgtattgttttcctcaGGCCTGTGTTAAAAAGCCCTTTGCTCTGTTTTCACGACTATTTTCGAAAGCCACAGAGGTGATCAGCCTGGTTCTTATGagtgtttcctctctttatcatgtagaaatctcgttaacATATCACCTGGGGCATGATGAAACTCTCCAAAAGacagtgtaacttcaactagagcccttttaATGTTGTGGTTTTCGTCCTCTCGTAATACGTATTTTCAAAGAGCAGAGGTTAATAGTTGTATTCTTACTCGTATTTTTCCTTAGTGGTTATGCAAAATTCTTGTTAAACAATTAAACCATCACTGCATCATATGAACCTCCTTAAAAATCACCATCAGTGATAGTGGAGCTTTTATAAATtagtggagagaagaagaaatctgGAAAGTGCGACCTTGGTTCTCAGCATCAGGTCAGTGAAAGGGAAAAGGTTTAGGTATTAATTGAGTCTTGCAGGGTTTTTATACCTTAAGGTGCTTTGAATTTTTGGTTATATTTATAGATGTGTATTTGCActtttgtttatctatgtttatgtatgtatttatgtatatacgtATGTATTGAGGTGCATTTAAATGTAGCTGTACACGAATTATTTAGTTTGtcgtcaaaacacacacacacacacacacacacacacacacacacacacacacacacacacacacacacacacacacacacacacacacacacacacacacacacacacacacacacacacacacctcagggtCAAGCACGAAAACACACCTAGGTGAACGAGGACTAATTATTACCTTGAACCGGTTTTGTGAGAGAACCTTAGCATAAGTTACCAAATGTTTCTTATTCTCTTGCTTatctcttctgttttattttaacttttatGTGAGAAcgtagagagtaaaaaaaataatgtatcaTGTGAacgagggatgaggaggagaaaaatcgagagtagaaaaataaaaggaaatgctggtaaaaaataatggagagagagagagagagagagagagagagagagagagagagagagagagagagagagagagagagagagagagagagagagagagagagagagagagagagagagagagagagagaatgctcatATAATTATGCGGAGAacgaacgaaaaacaaaaacaaaagaatggaatgaaaaaagaaatgggaaaagaagatatacaaaaaaagaaaaaggaaaaaatagactcCTACCAGCaatgaaaaacgaaacaaaaagaaaaaaaacagaaaaaaacagagaaaaccaTGAAGTAATCTGAGGCATATTTAAATCAATACATGCAAATTAGTGGCGAGGAAACGAGGCGAAGCGAGACGGAACAGGATGAGAGAGTGAAAatatactattgttattatcaacgtaaatgatattgatatagatggtgatggtagtggtggtggtggatttgtTCTTGACATTATTTTTGTGGTCAGTGCACGTCGGGCTACAAAGCTGGGCGGGGCAGCGTTGCGTAAGTAACGGGCAATGACTGGAGAGTGTCTGGGAAGCAGCGGCAAAGCGGGgatgacacaaaaaaaaggcTCCTGGAGTagtgcgtgtggtggtggtagtggtagtggtaggtgtTTGCAGCAAGGCATCAAGGTCAGCAAGTACACCACCTGGCTTAGTAATAATACCTGTTTTGGTGCACCTtctttcctgcctctcctttTTGGTGCTTCCTTTGCTGTGGGAGGGAAATATTAGTGTGCTTTTTATGTGACGGAAAGTGAGGTACGAACAGacgataaagaagggaaatttATAggcagtgaaaggaaaagaaatgatgagatgaaaaggcaagaagaggaaaatgatagggaaggatgtggatgagaaagtgaaaggtaaaggatggaaaaatatataagaaatctTTATAGAGATAGTAAAAGTACGTGATAGAGATAACAAAGATAGGAATAtgataaacaggaagaaaaagaaaggaaaatgaagcgaagagagggaaagaaatgtaaagaaatgttGCTAAAGATAGGAAGTGACAGGCACGTGGCCGAGAGCATGGCGTGAAGTACTAAAGATACCTGTTTTGaccaccattttcttttcttttcccctcttttctttcgtggTGGAGGGAAATGTTACCGTGTGTGAAGACGTCTTGGAGTGTGGGTATCTTCTGTGGCCAGCCTTTGTGTTCAGTCCTGTGTGTCATGCAGGGACCGTCTCgtaggtctgatggcttcttgcagcttctacctgtattatgttcttatgttctttacGTTCTTGAGGAGTCAGGTGTGGAGGTTCatatttttgtctaatttttatACAGAAAATGTAGTGGTTTGAAAGTGGATGtgacaaagaatgaaagaattcCTAAGTTTGTATATAATTTATTGATTTCGTCACCGGGAATCGAAAAGGATCGACggggagaaaatgaaggtgaaGTTGAGACAGTGGTaaatatctttcttctttttggtaAACGTGGACGCACACttgcgcacgcacgcactctcaGATGCACACCTGGGTCGGTTCCTTTTCATTCATGCGTTGAGACGAAGACGTGAAACAGATGTCTTACTTGCCGTATCCTCCTCCTGttagggagagaagggatgtgagagtgattgtgtgtgtgtgtgtgtgtgtgtgtgtgtgtgtgtgtgtgtgtgtgtgtttcactgttagatctgctgcagtctctggcgagacagccagacgttaccctacggagcgagcttagagctcattatttccgatcttcggataggcctgagaccaggcacacaccacacaccgggacaacaaggtcacaactcctcgatttacatcccgtacctactcactgctaggtgaacaggggctacacgtgaaaggagacacacccaaatatctccacccggccggggaatcgaaccccggtcctctggcttgtgaagccagcgctctaaccactgagccttttgtgtgtgtgtgtgtgtgtgtgtgtgtgtgtgtgtgtgtgtgtgtgtgtgtgtttgtgtctttatgtgagaggggagaaatggccaagtgcaacaaaaagataataaaagaaaaggcccactcagtcgcctgTGTCCATACGGCACTGATAGATCCgacagagttagccaaaggacagggataaatgtcttgaaaactccctcttgaatgaagtgtgtgtgtcgctATGACCGCTCTGCATACCGTTCAAAAACAGTCAGGTTTTAGATGTCTTACCACTTCTGAAGCCGCCGCCTCCGAAGCTGCCACCGTGGCTCCCGCCACCGAAGCTGCCGCCACCGTGGCTCCCGCCACCGAAGCTGCCGCTACCGTATCTGCTGCCGCCACTGAAGCTGCTGCCGCCGAAGCTGCCGCTGCCGAAGCTGCCGCCACCGAAGCTACCGCCACCACCGTAGCCGCCACCCCGAAGCCTCCGGATCCTCCGCGGCGGCCACCACCGCCGAAGCCTCCCTTTCCACCACTGAAACCTCCACggaagccgccgccgccgccgccgctgaaTCTGCTGCCTCCACCGTAACCTCCGGAACTGCCACCAAAGCTGCCACCGCCAAATCCTCCCCCGAATCCTCTGCTGaatccaccgccgccgccgccgccgccgtagcCGCCACCTGGGGGAGCGTGGCGTCACTCAGGGATTGGTGGTTATGAGGCGTTGAATCACGCCGCTAAGGAATGACTGTTGCAGCGCGAACCGTCACCGCTCTTTGATTACAAGTGTTACCACAAGTTTCGTTTCCAAAAGGGAAACATAAAGAGGCGTGTGTAGCTGTTGTTTACACAAAAcgtatgtttttgttttacctccaaaaccaccgccgccgccgccgccgccgccgccgccatgtcCACCCCCAcagcagccgccgccgccaatcCTGCCGGCGCTGACGCAGGCCACGACGAGGGCCAGGGCCAGGAAGGCGTGGATGGGTCTCATCTGTAATgttcgagaaagagagaacacgtGATCATCATATTATAAGAAAAGATATAAGCATTGATAATAGCATATGCTGCCTATTGCTGCCATGCTCCACTCAAGACCAAGACAGTGGTTGGTAGAGGTGAGGAGAGCCGTGCAGTGGGACGCTGCCTCTGAGTGACATTCGCCCCTGGGGCTGCACACTGGGTGCGTGATGGAAAAAGAACGACAAAACATAACAGAAGAGCAGCACACTGTTGCTTGACTGCACTACACTAACAACTTGTAAGATCTGATAGGCAGCACAGAGCACAGAGACAACCGCTCCCCAAGCCCTGCCAAGAGTGACCGGGAAAGAAGCGATACTATGTTATGTTGAAAACTACGCGAACATTTTTTATGTCTTGCATTGTGCGTGTGGTGCACGTGAGCATCTGAGCGCTaccttagtggtggtggtgtgtgctctTATGCGAAGAAGCGACTGCTGAACCTCGCCGCCGCCTCGCTATATATACTTGTTGCCGCGCCGTATGACACTGCACGTTGGTGCCGAAACGAAGCCGGTCAAGGTcgtgtgggaaggagggaggaaggatgtaaGAGTGAGGAAACCGACATAAGGGGAGGCCGATCGAGGTGTCGGGAAAGCGTGGGGGCTCACGGCAGacacgggcacacacacacacacacacacacacacacacacacacacacacacacacacacacacacacacacacacaactctcagTATCAATCACGAAAGAACAACCAGGTGAACGAGGACTAATTAGTAGGGAGGCGGTAACCTAGTGgacaaggtggtgagcgtgggatcgggcagacttccacgtgtaggtttgaatcccacaaCGTACCGCCTTGAtagtttgccatttgtcgagtggtttaaagttacctacatgtcaccgtgatacccaggttctaggtggttacaccaaagatgcgcttaggtggtgatacgagccctaacatgggtaccactgtaaataaaatgtcttcgccactaatgggcggaagcttaacagtacttccaatactcttcaagttacctacaggcgctatagtccAGGACATAAAAAACAAAGTTACCTAAtgtttcttattctcttgtttatatatatgtatatatgtaaagagagagagagagagagagagagagagagagagagagagagagagagagagagagagagagagagagagagagagagagagagagagagagagagagagagagagaatgctcatAGAATCATGCGGAGAACAGatgaataacgaaaaaaaaaggaatgaaagaaaagatggggagaagatatacaaagaaagaatagggaaaaatagaCTCCTACCAGCaatgagaaacgaaagaaaacgacaaaaaaaaaaacaaaaaaacaaagaaatccaTAACGTAATCAGAGGCATATTCAAATCAATACACGCAAATTAGTGGCAAAGaaacgaggcgaggcgaggcggaacAAGATGAGAGAGTGAAAGCATACTATTGTACCTAATATTGATATAgatggtgattgtagtgatggtggtggatgtgttCTTGACGTTGTTGTTTTCGTCAGTGCGCGTCGTGGTACAAAGCTAGGCGGGGAACGCTTTGTAAGTTGTGTAAGACAAcgctccttcttcacacaaaacaacaTGCACTTAACAAACCTTTTACTTAAAaatcaaaatgaaataatggcgtctccaaacccagcctcggagtccccttctgggaggTGACCAGAAATGTCCGCAGGTCAGATTCCTCTCTTGATAACGACCCCAAATATTTTGTCTTAACACTTTCCTCAACCTTTTCtgcattaacttctgcaacattcgtggtcttagatctaatttttcaatatgtagaacaccacctctcctctactaaacctgatcttcttttcctcaccgaaacaaagctgtctgaggcaactgacagttgccccttctctgttccctagtattttctctattttctttttcgttgcaaagctggatgttgcgtctatgtgcgcaacgacttaacttgctttcgtgcccacgctctcgaattttccgagttttccaccatctggcttcggctgaatagtcactctctaaataAATTCATCTCTCCTAACtcctatagtaaattctttgactatatAACTTCAAATGTGGAGCagattctgtccctctaccctttcgcagagatttccattcatggagatttcaatgttcaccaccagctttggctttcctctcctttcactgaccatTCTGGTGAACAAGcgttcaactttgctatcctccatgacctagagaaACTAATGCAGCACCCtattcgtattcctgaccgtcctggagacacgcccaacattcttgatctcttcctcacctctaatcattcttcttatgctgtcaccctatcaTTTCCATTGGCCTTTTCCGATCACATTTATTTCtgcatcttgtcctatttctccaattcctccacaGGATTCCCCTATgcggaggtattatgctgattttccctagaATGATCACTGTTTCCGtttcagagacccatctctttatgctgaacgcataacagaggtggtaGTGTaaggcatggaggcgtacattcgtCATTCTTTTTGTCAGCCTAaactttctaaaccttggttaacacaacctgttctcttgctatacatgatagagagtttgtccacaaaaggtacttcagccatccatctcctgaatctcatacacattatatttctgtccggaatcatgccaagtctgttcttcaacttgccaaacgctccttcataaacagaaaatgtcaaaatctttcaaattcaAACTCCtcttgagacttctggcatctagccaaaaaacatctctaataaatatgcttcttcatctttccctcctttattcaccctgatggcaccactgccatcattcTGTCTTTTTACTCTGAACACTTCTCTcaaacaactccaccttggatgattctaggcttgtccgtcccctttctcctccctctgacgaTTTCATGTCTTCAGTTTAAATTCTTTGtagtgatgttttccatgccctcgctggcctaaaccatcGGAAGGCTTACGAGTATGGATCTGATGGGTTCCCTTCTATTGTTCTTAAAAACtgtttccgtgcttgcaccttgcctggccaaactctttcagccTTGTCTATCAAAACTTTGTctgtcaacttctacctttccttcttgctggaagtttgcctacattcagcggGGGATGACACAAAAAAAGTTCCtggggtggttttggtggtggggggttggtggggaggtagtaatgatggtggtggtgggtgtctgCAGTAAGGCATCAAGGTCGGCAAGTACACCACCTGGCTTAGTAATAATACCTGTTTTGGTGCACCTtctttcctgcctctcctttTTGGTGCTTCCTTTGCTCTGGGAGGAAAATATTAGTGTGCTTTTTATGTGACGAAAAGTGAGGTACGAACAGacgataaagaagggaaatttTTAggcagtgaaaggaaaagaaatgatgagatgaaaaggcaagaagaggaaaatgatagagaaggatgtggatgagaaagtgaaaggtaaaggatggaaaaatatataagaaatctTTATAGAGATAGTAAAAGTACGTGGTAGAGATAACAAAGATAGGAATAtgataaacaggaagaaaaagaaaggaaaatgaagcgaagagagggaaagaaatgtaaagaaatgttGCTAAAGATAGGAAGTGAGAGGCACGTGGCCGAGAGCATGGCGTGAAGTACTAAAGATACCTGTTTTGaccaccattttcttttcttttccctcttttctttcgtggTGGAGGGAAATGTTACCGTGTGTGAAGACGTCTTGGAGTGTGGGTATCTTCTGTGGCCAGCCTTTGTGTTCAGTCCTGTGTGTCATGCAGGGACCGTCTCgtaggtctgatggcttcttgcagcttctacctgtattatgttcttatgttctttacGTTCTTGAGGAGTCAGGTGTGGAGGTTCatatttttgtctaatttttatACAGAAAATGTAGTGAGTTTGAAAGTGGATGtgacaaagaatgaaagaattcCTAAGTTTGTATATAATTTATTGATTTCGTCACCGGGAATCGAAAAGGATCGACGAGGAGAACACGAAGGTGAAGTTGAGACAGTGGTaaatatctttcttctttttggtaAACGTGGACGCACACttgcgcacgcacgcactctcaGATGCACACCTGGGTCGGTTCCTTTTCATTCATGCGTTGAGACGAAGACGTGAAACAGATGTCTTACTTGCCGTATCTTCCTCCTgttgggaggagtgagggatgtgagaatgagtaaatgtgtgtgtgtgtgtgtgtgtgtgtgtgtgtgtgtgtgtgtgtgtgtgtgtgtgtgtgtgtgtctttatgagagaggagagaaatggccAAGTGCAACAAAAAGATAATTATAAAAAAGACCCCCTCAGTCGCCTGTGTCCCTACCGCACTGACAGATCCgacagagttagccaaaggacagagataaatgtctcgaaaactccctcttgaatgaagtgtgtgtgtcgctATGACCGCTCAGCATACCGTTCAAAAACAGTCAGGTTTTAGATGTCTTACCACTTCTGAAGCCGCCGCCTCCGCGGCCGCCTCCGAAGCTGCCACCGTGGCTGCCGCCACCGAAGCTGCCGCCACCGAAGCTGCCGCCGCCGAAGCTGCCGCCACCGAAGCTGCTTCCACCACCATAGCTGCCACCGCCGAAGCCTCCGGATCCGCCGCGGTGGCCGCCACCGCCGAAGCCTCCCTTTCCACCACTAAAACCGCCACCAAAGCTGCCACCGCCAAATCCTCCCCCGAATCCTCTGCTGaatccaccgccgccgccgccgccgccgccgtagcCGCCACCTGGGGGAGCGTGGCGTCACTCAGGGATTGGTGGTTATGCGGCGTTGAATCACGCCGCCAAGGAATGACTGTCGCAGCGCGCACTGTCACCGCTCTTTGATTACAAATGTTACCACAAATTTCGTTTCCATAAGGGAAACATAAAGAGGTGTGTGTAGCTGTTGTTTACACAAAAcgtatgtttttgttttacctccaaaaccaccgccgccgccgccgccgccatgtcCACCCCCAcagcagccgccgccgccaatcCTGCCGGCGCTGACGCAGGCCACGACGAGGGCCAGGGCCAGGAAGGCGTGGATGGGTCTCATCTGTAATgttcgagaaagagagaacacgtGATCATCatattataagaaaaatatataagcatTTATAATAGCATATGCTGCCTATTGCTGCCATGCTCCACTCAAGACCAAGACAGTGGTTTGTAGAGGTGAGGAGAGCCGTGCAGTGGGACGCTGCCTCTGAGTGACATTCGCCCCTGGGGCTGCACACTGGGTGCGTGATGGAAAAAGAACGACAAAACATAACAGAAGAGCAGCACACTGTTGCTTGACTGCACTACACTAACAACTTGTAAGATCTGATAGGCAGCACAGAGCACAGAGACAACCGCTCCCCAAGCCCTGCCAAGAGTGATGGGGAAAAAGGCGATACTATGTTATGTTGAAAACTACGCGAACATTTTTTATGTCTTGCATTGTGCTTGTGGTGCACGTGAGCATCTGAGCGCTaccttagtggtggtggtgtgtgctctTATGCGAAGAAGCGACTGCCGAACCTCGCCGCCGCCTCGCTATATATACTTGTTGCCGCGCCGTATGACACTGCACGTTGGTGCCGAAACGAGGCCGATCAAGGTcgtgtgggaaggagggaggaaggatgtaaGAGTGAGAAAAACCGACATAAGGGGAGGCCGATCGAGGAAAGCGTGGGGGCTCACGGCAGacacgggcacacacacacacacacacacacacacacacacacacacacacacacacacacacacacacacacacacacacacacacacacacacacacacacacacacacatacacacacacacacacacacacacacacacacacacacacacacacgcccggtagctcagtggttagagcgctggcttcacaagccagaggaccggggttcgattccccggccgggtggagatatttgggtgtgtctcctttcacgtgtagcccctgttcacctagcagtgagtaggtacgggatgtaaatcgaggagttgtgaccttgttgtctcggtgtgtggtgtgtgcctggtctcagacctatccgaagatcggaaataatgagctctgagctcgttccgtagggtaacgtctggctgtctcgtcagagactgcagtagatcaaacagtgaaacacacacgcacacagtcttacacacacacacacacacacacacacacacacacaaacacacacacacacaaagacacacacacacacacacacacacacacacacacacacacatatacatacacacctcTCAAAGTCAAGCACGAACAAACAAGCAGGTGAACGACGACTAATtagtagggaggcggtggcctaatggataaggtggtgaacgtAGGATCGGGCAGATttccacgtgtaggtttgaatcccaccacgtactgccttgatactttggtatttgtcgagtggtttaaagttacttacatatcaccatgatacccaggttctaggtggttacaccaaagatgcgcttgtgtggtgatatgggccctaacatgggtaccactgtaaataaaattgcctgcaccactaatgggagAAAACGTAACagtgcttccaatactcttcaaattacctacaggcgttatagtccaggacatgaaaaaataaatttacCTAATGTTTCTCATTCACTTGTTTATATATTCcgttttgttttcacttttatGTGGGGAacgtagaaaataaaagattgtATTATTGTATCATATGAacgaggcaagaggaggagaaaaataatagggAATATtggtaaaaataagagagagaga harbors:
- the LOC123509807 gene encoding glycine-rich protein 2-like; this translates as MRPIHAFLALALVVACVSAGRIGGGGCCGGGHGGGGGGGGGGGFGGGGYGGGGGGGGFSRGFGGGFGGGSFGGSSGGYGGGSRFSGGGGGGFRGGFSGGKGGFGGGGRRGGSGGFGVAATVVAVASVAAASAAAASAAAASVAAADTVAAASVAGATVAAASVAGATVAASEAAASEVEEDTASKTSVSRLRLNA
- the LOC123509555 gene encoding acanthoscurrin-2-like is translated as MRPIHAFLALALVVACVSAGRIGGGGCCGGGHGGGGGGGGFGGGGYGGGGGGGGGFSRGFGGGFGGGSFGGGFSGGKGGFGGGGHRGGSGGFGGGSYGGGSSFGGGSFGGGSFGGGSFGGGSHGGSFGGGRGGGGFRSGGRYGK